From the Desulfovibrio sp. JY genome, one window contains:
- the atpD gene encoding F0F1 ATP synthase subunit beta, with protein MSATSGNVGKIVQVIGAVLDVEFPDGKLPSILNALEIKNPNNPYAEDLVVEVAQHLGDNVVRCIAMDSTDGLVRGMEAKDTGAPISVPVGKGTLGRILNVVGRPVDEMGPVDATTTMPIHRQAPSFVDQSTSIELLETGIKVVDLLIPFPKGGKMGLFGGAGVGKTVILMELINNIAKHHGGLSVFAGVGERTREGNDLYNEFKEADILGKACLVYGQMNEPPGARSRVALTGLTCAEYFRDEEGQDVLLFIDNIFRFTQAGSEVSALLGRMPSAVGYQPTLGTDLGALQERITSTKKGSITSVQAVYVPADDLTDPAPATTFSHLDGTLVLSRQIAELGIYPAVDPLDSTSRILDPQVLGADHYATAREVQQILQKYKDLQDIIAILGMDELSDEDKLTVSRARKIQRFLSQPFFVAAQFTGKDGRYVKLEDTIKGFKEIIEGKHDEIPEGAFYMVGDINEAVEKAAKG; from the coding sequence AGCTGCCGAGCATTTTGAATGCTCTTGAAATCAAAAACCCTAACAACCCCTACGCCGAAGACCTCGTGGTCGAAGTGGCCCAGCACCTCGGCGACAACGTCGTGCGCTGCATCGCCATGGACTCCACCGACGGTCTGGTGCGCGGCATGGAAGCCAAGGACACCGGCGCGCCCATCAGCGTCCCGGTCGGTAAAGGCACCTTGGGCCGCATCCTGAACGTCGTCGGCCGTCCGGTGGACGAAATGGGCCCGGTCGATGCGACCACCACCATGCCCATTCACCGTCAGGCGCCGTCCTTCGTGGACCAGTCCACGAGCATCGAGCTGCTCGAAACCGGCATCAAGGTCGTCGATCTGCTGATTCCCTTCCCCAAGGGCGGCAAGATGGGCCTGTTTGGCGGCGCCGGCGTCGGCAAGACCGTTATTCTCATGGAGCTGATCAACAACATCGCCAAACACCACGGCGGCCTCTCGGTCTTCGCGGGCGTCGGCGAGCGCACCCGTGAGGGCAACGACCTCTACAACGAGTTCAAGGAAGCCGACATCCTGGGCAAAGCCTGCCTTGTTTACGGCCAGATGAACGAGCCTCCCGGAGCCCGTTCGCGCGTCGCCCTGACCGGCCTGACCTGCGCCGAGTACTTCCGTGACGAGGAAGGCCAGGACGTGCTGCTGTTCATCGATAACATCTTCCGGTTCACCCAGGCCGGTTCCGAAGTGTCGGCTCTTCTTGGCCGTATGCCTTCCGCGGTCGGCTACCAGCCGACCCTGGGTACCGACCTCGGCGCCCTGCAGGAACGCATCACCTCCACCAAGAAGGGTTCCATCACCTCGGTGCAGGCCGTCTACGTGCCCGCTGACGACTTGACCGACCCCGCGCCGGCCACGACGTTCTCGCACCTTGACGGTACGCTGGTCCTTTCGCGCCAGATCGCCGAGCTCGGCATCTACCCCGCGGTGGACCCGCTCGACTCCACGTCGCGCATCCTGGACCCGCAGGTCCTTGGCGCCGACCACTACGCCACGGCCCGCGAAGTCCAGCAGATCCTGCAGAAGTACAAGGACCTTCAGGACATCATCGCCATTCTGGGTATGGACGAGCTCTCCGACGAGGACAAGCTCACCGTGTCCCGGGCGCGTAAAATCCAGCGTTTCCTGTCGCAGCCGTTCTTCGTTGCCGCGCAGTTCACCGGCAAGGACGGCCGCTACGTGAAGCTCGAGGACACCATCAAGGGCTTCAAGGAAATCATCGAAGGCAAGCACGACGAGATTCCCGAGGGCGCCTTCTACATGGTCGGTGACATCAACGAGGCCGTTGAAAAGGCTGCGAAGGGTTAA
- a CDS encoding F0F1 ATP synthase subunit epsilon, whose translation MAQLLLEIVTPDKLVLSQDVEYVGAPGLLGEFGVMANHIPFLSALGIGSLMYKAGGKAHYVFVSGGFAEVSGNKVTVLAEVAERPEDIDVERARKAQERAKQRLEREREKVDFARAQASMQRAFYRMKVREVAGTSPSTAH comes from the coding sequence ATGGCCCAACTCCTCCTTGAAATCGTCACTCCGGACAAGCTCGTCTTGTCCCAGGACGTGGAGTATGTGGGCGCGCCGGGTCTGCTTGGCGAATTCGGCGTTATGGCCAACCACATCCCGTTTCTGTCCGCCCTCGGCATCGGTAGCCTGATGTACAAGGCCGGCGGAAAGGCGCACTATGTCTTCGTTTCCGGCGGCTTTGCCGAGGTTTCGGGGAACAAGGTGACTGTCCTTGCCGAGGTGGCCGAGCGCCCCGAGGACATCGATGTGGAACGCGCGCGCAAGGCCCAGGAACGGGCCAAGCAGCGCCTGGAACGCGAACGCGAAAAAGTCGACTTCGCCAGGGCGCAGGCTTCCATGCAGCGGGCCTTCTATCGCATGAAGGTTCGGGAAGTCGCCGGCACGTCGCCGTCCACGGCCCACTAG
- a CDS encoding F0F1 ATP synthase subunit epsilon: MAKSLLLEVVTPDRLVLGQDVASVTATGTAGAFTVLPLHIPFLTSLAVGYLSFRVDGMVHTVFVSGGFADVAFDKVLILAEAAELPDEIDVDRAKRARERAEARLALERREHIDYVRARSALERAVMRIRLHELGKSGLGLHSGA; the protein is encoded by the coding sequence ATGGCGAAATCACTCCTGCTTGAAGTCGTGACGCCGGACAGGCTGGTGCTCGGACAGGATGTCGCATCCGTTACCGCAACCGGCACGGCGGGCGCGTTTACCGTGTTGCCCCTGCATATCCCGTTTCTCACGTCGCTTGCGGTGGGCTACCTTTCGTTTCGCGTTGACGGGATGGTGCATACGGTGTTCGTCTCCGGCGGTTTTGCCGATGTGGCCTTTGACAAGGTCCTCATTTTGGCCGAAGCAGCCGAGCTGCCCGATGAAATCGACGTGGACCGGGCCAAGCGGGCCCGGGAAAGGGCGGAGGCCCGGCTGGCTCTCGAGCGCCGGGAACATATCGATTACGTCCGGGCCCGGTCGGCGCTGGAGCGGGCGGTCATGCGCATCAGGCTGCATGAGCTCGGAAAAAGCGGTCTGGGGCTCCACTCCGGCGCGTAG
- the glmU gene encoding bifunctional UDP-N-acetylglucosamine diphosphorylase/glucosamine-1-phosphate N-acetyltransferase GlmU yields the protein MDKRIGALILAAGKGTRMKSDAPKVLKTLLGEPMLWYGEQALAALLGDRVLTVIGHRAEAVEAAFPELAGRFVLQAEQLGTGHALSVAMPHLLDAGYSHVLVANGDAPLVTAESLGAFAEGALGAAADVAFVSIELPEPGAYGRVVRQGGAVRIVEAKDYDVSRDGPATGEINAGVYLLRLDAVAPLLAKLRNDNKSGEYYITDLVALGAAAGLRVMAVNRGDDPAYLGINSPRELVAAEEALRRRIVDAHLDAGVVIRTGGAVRIGPRVTVAPGVELCGPLELYGDTHIAAGATVFSHSVLANVAIGANVTVHSFCHLQDARVAAGCQVGPYARLRPGAELLEGAKIGNFVEMKKSTLGPGAKASHLTYLGDATVGAEANIGAGTITCNYDGVHKHKTVIGAHAFIGSNSALVAPVTIGDGALVGAGSVITSDVPDGALALGRGRQVTKQRK from the coding sequence ATGGACAAGCGCATTGGCGCGTTGATTCTGGCGGCGGGGAAGGGCACGCGCATGAAAAGCGATGCCCCGAAGGTGCTCAAGACTCTGCTTGGCGAGCCCATGCTGTGGTACGGCGAACAGGCCCTGGCCGCGCTTCTGGGCGATCGCGTGCTGACGGTGATCGGACACCGCGCCGAGGCGGTCGAAGCCGCCTTTCCGGAGCTTGCCGGCCGCTTCGTGCTCCAGGCCGAGCAGCTCGGCACCGGCCATGCGCTGTCCGTGGCCATGCCGCACCTGTTGGATGCCGGCTACAGCCATGTGCTGGTGGCCAACGGCGACGCGCCGCTGGTCACGGCCGAGAGCCTTGGCGCGTTCGCGGAGGGAGCCCTTGGCGCGGCGGCGGATGTCGCTTTCGTGTCCATCGAACTGCCCGAGCCCGGCGCCTACGGCCGGGTGGTGCGCCAGGGCGGGGCCGTGCGCATCGTCGAGGCCAAGGATTACGACGTGTCGCGCGACGGCCCGGCCACGGGCGAAATCAACGCCGGCGTGTACCTGCTGCGCCTGGACGCGGTCGCGCCGCTGCTGGCGAAACTGCGCAACGACAACAAGAGCGGCGAATATTACATCACCGACCTGGTGGCCCTTGGCGCGGCGGCGGGACTGCGCGTCATGGCCGTCAACCGGGGCGACGACCCGGCCTATCTCGGCATCAACAGTCCGCGCGAGCTGGTCGCGGCCGAGGAAGCGCTGCGTCGCCGCATCGTCGACGCCCACCTGGACGCCGGCGTGGTCATCCGGACGGGCGGGGCTGTGCGCATCGGCCCGCGCGTGACCGTCGCGCCGGGCGTGGAGCTGTGCGGCCCGCTGGAGCTGTACGGCGACACGCATATCGCGGCCGGGGCCACGGTCTTTTCACACAGCGTCCTCGCCAATGTCGCAATCGGTGCAAACGTCACCGTGCATTCCTTTTGTCACCTGCAGGACGCGCGTGTGGCGGCCGGTTGCCAGGTCGGCCCCTATGCCCGGCTGCGTCCCGGCGCGGAGTTGCTCGAAGGGGCCAAGATCGGCAATTTCGTGGAGATGAAGAAATCGACTCTGGGCCCGGGAGCCAAGGCCAGCCATCTGACCTATCTCGGCGACGCCACCGTCGGGGCCGAGGCGAATATCGGGGCCGGCACCATCACCTGCAATTACGACGGTGTGCACAAGCACAAGACCGTCATCGGCGCCCATGCCTTCATCGGCTCCAACAGCGCCCTGGTCGCGCCCGTGACGATTGGCGACGGGGCCCTTGTCGGGGCCGGTTCCGTGATTACTTCCGATGTGCCGGACGGGGCGTTGGCCCTGGGACGCGGCAGACAGGTGACAAAACAGCGCAAGTAG
- the zapB gene encoding cell division protein ZapB — protein sequence MDIFDTLEQRVEELVALKKALEEENAALRAEIATLSNEKKAVAERIDGLLAKLQVELEP from the coding sequence ATGGACATTTTCGATACGCTTGAGCAACGCGTGGAAGAGCTTGTGGCCCTTAAAAAGGCCTTGGAAGAGGAAAACGCGGCGCTTCGGGCCGAGATAGCCACACTTTCCAATGAAAAGAAGGCGGTGGCCGAAAGGATCGACGGACTCCTGGCCAAGCTTCAGGTAGAACTGGAGCCGTAA
- a CDS encoding cell division protein ZapA produces the protein MPSYNVSILGFELSFKTDAQAQRVESARELVEQRCNNMLKAGGKTLGKEKLLAYVALGLADDVLISNQRLDDLETRVGALLTKID, from the coding sequence ATGCCCAGTTATAATGTGTCCATTTTGGGCTTTGAGCTGTCTTTCAAGACAGACGCGCAAGCACAGCGCGTCGAGTCCGCCAGGGAACTGGTGGAGCAACGCTGCAACAACATGTTGAAGGCGGGCGGGAAAACTCTCGGTAAGGAGAAATTGCTGGCCTATGTCGCCTTGGGTCTGGCCGACGATGTGCTCATCTCGAACCAGCGGCTTGACGACCTCGAAACCCGGGTCGGAGCGCTGCTGACAAAGATAGATTGA
- the rny gene encoding ribonuclease Y, whose amino-acid sequence MEFSTIFMGIVGVGLGLPAGYYLDKWISQKTLNEAKSLSDRILDEARKEASAHKKEVVLAAQDELFRQKQELEKDFRDKIASVEDKEDQVLRRRERLEEKQELIVQKESEMLATEKRLTAKERELDEKGEELSRLAAEHDKRLQEISGLTMEEAKKRLMDEIESKTRHEAARMIRQIETEAKETADKSGKKILALAIQRYAGDFVAEQTVTAVSLPSEEMKGRIIGREGRNIRALEAATGVDLIIDDTPETVILSAFSPLKRQIAKMALERLITDGRIHPARIEDIVRKCEQELDVKVREIGEQATFDTGVHGINPELVRLLGQLQYRTSYSQNVLQHSLEVASLAGIMAAELGLDVKRAKRAGLLHDIGKAVDHEIEGPHALIGADLAKKYGEPADILHAIQAHHEDVPPKSVLATLVQAADSLSGARPGARKELLESYVKRLEELENLATDFDGVSKAYAIQAGREIRVMVDSENVDDDKTFLLCKDIAKRIEDNLTYPGQIRVTVIREKRAVGFAK is encoded by the coding sequence ATGGAATTCTCGACCATATTCATGGGGATTGTGGGCGTGGGACTCGGTCTGCCGGCCGGTTACTACCTCGACAAATGGATTTCCCAAAAAACCCTCAACGAGGCCAAAAGCCTGTCCGACCGCATCCTGGACGAAGCCCGCAAGGAAGCCTCCGCCCATAAGAAGGAAGTCGTGCTGGCCGCCCAGGACGAACTGTTCCGCCAAAAGCAGGAACTGGAAAAGGACTTCCGCGACAAGATCGCTTCCGTGGAGGACAAGGAGGACCAGGTGCTGCGGCGTCGTGAGCGCCTGGAGGAAAAGCAGGAGCTGATCGTCCAGAAGGAATCCGAAATGCTGGCCACGGAAAAGCGCCTGACCGCCAAGGAGCGTGAGCTCGACGAGAAGGGCGAGGAGCTTTCCCGGCTGGCCGCCGAGCACGACAAGCGGCTGCAGGAGATTTCGGGGCTGACCATGGAAGAGGCCAAAAAGCGGCTGATGGACGAAATCGAGTCCAAGACCCGCCACGAGGCCGCCCGCATGATCCGCCAGATCGAGACCGAGGCCAAGGAAACGGCGGACAAAAGCGGCAAGAAGATTCTGGCGCTGGCCATTCAGCGCTATGCCGGCGACTTCGTGGCCGAGCAGACCGTCACCGCCGTGAGCCTGCCGTCCGAGGAGATGAAGGGCCGCATCATCGGCCGCGAGGGCCGCAACATCCGCGCCCTGGAAGCCGCCACCGGCGTGGACCTCATCATCGACGACACGCCCGAGACCGTCATCCTGTCCGCCTTCTCGCCGCTCAAGCGCCAGATCGCCAAGATGGCCCTGGAGCGGCTCATCACCGACGGCCGCATCCACCCGGCCCGCATCGAGGACATTGTCCGCAAGTGCGAGCAGGAGCTCGACGTGAAGGTCCGCGAGATCGGCGAGCAGGCCACCTTCGACACCGGCGTCCACGGCATCAATCCCGAGCTCGTGCGCCTGCTGGGCCAGCTCCAGTACCGCACCAGCTACTCCCAGAACGTGCTCCAGCACTCCCTGGAAGTGGCTTCCCTGGCCGGCATCATGGCCGCGGAACTCGGCCTCGACGTCAAGCGGGCCAAGCGGGCCGGGCTGCTCCACGATATCGGCAAGGCCGTGGACCACGAGATCGAAGGCCCCCATGCGCTCATCGGCGCGGACCTGGCCAAGAAGTACGGGGAACCGGCCGACATCCTCCACGCCATCCAGGCCCACCACGAGGACGTGCCGCCCAAATCCGTGCTGGCCACCCTGGTCCAGGCCGCGGACAGCCTCTCCGGCGCGCGCCCCGGGGCCCGCAAGGAGCTGCTGGAAAGCTACGTCAAGCGCCTGGAGGAACTCGAGAACCTGGCCACCGATTTCGACGGCGTGTCCAAGGCCTACGCCATCCAGGCCGGCCGCGAGATCCGGGTCATGGTCGATTCCGAGAACGTGGACGACGACAAGACGTTTCTCCTCTGCAAGGACATCGCCAAGCGCATCGAGGACAACCTGACCTATCCCGGCCAGATCCGGGTCACGGTCATCCGCGAGAAGCGGGCGGTGGGCTTCGCCAAATAG
- a CDS encoding TIGR00282 family metallophosphoesterase produces MRILFLGDIVGRPGRGIVFERLRQIRRDLSLDLVIANGENASGGLGLTAKAARQLLEAGIDVLTGGNHIFRHKDLVPVFATEDRLLRPANYPPGAPGCGWRVYRPLDRPAFAVINLLGRVFMPAMDCPFRAADAILAELPADVPLRLVDFHAEATSEKKALAYYLDGRVSAVLGTHTHVQTNDAQLLPRGTALLTDCGMTGPAASAIGMDPEEVIARYLTGLPTRFAVARTPPEMQGALLDVDAATGKVVTIAAWRLA; encoded by the coding sequence ATGCGCATTCTTTTTCTGGGCGATATCGTCGGCCGGCCGGGCAGGGGCATCGTCTTCGAGCGCTTGCGCCAGATCCGGCGCGATCTGTCCCTCGATCTGGTCATCGCCAACGGCGAGAACGCCTCGGGCGGCCTCGGGCTGACCGCCAAGGCGGCCCGGCAGCTGCTCGAGGCCGGCATCGACGTCCTGACCGGCGGCAACCACATCTTTCGCCACAAGGACCTCGTGCCGGTGTTCGCGACCGAGGACCGCCTGCTGCGCCCGGCCAACTATCCGCCCGGCGCGCCGGGCTGCGGCTGGCGGGTGTATCGGCCGCTCGACCGCCCGGCCTTCGCCGTCATCAATCTCCTCGGGCGCGTGTTCATGCCCGCCATGGACTGCCCCTTTCGCGCCGCCGACGCCATCCTGGCCGAATTGCCCGCGGACGTGCCGCTACGGCTCGTCGATTTTCACGCCGAAGCCACCTCGGAAAAAAAGGCCCTGGCCTACTACCTGGATGGCCGGGTCAGCGCCGTGCTCGGCACCCACACCCACGTCCAGACCAACGACGCCCAGCTGCTGCCCCGGGGAACGGCCCTGCTCACCGACTGCGGCATGACCGGGCCGGCCGCCTCGGCCATCGGCATGGACCCCGAGGAAGTCATCGCCCGTTACCTGACCGGGCTGCCCACCCGCTTTGCCGTGGCCCGCACGCCGCCGGAAATGCAAGGCGCGCTGCTGGATGTTGACGCGGCCACGGGCAAGGTCGTAACTATCGCTGCCTGGCGGCTTGCATAA
- a CDS encoding SPOR domain-containing protein encodes MLRILVLTALILASTLAGCGDETVYDWQRPHDTYQVGSFSKYQNAEALKNKLQKNGFDCRIETDIKNGQFFLNVLVDVYNKTPDTLTQLERISGVKPYLRGPKTGEAAKPVAPIPGKDI; translated from the coding sequence ATGCTGCGCATCCTCGTGCTGACGGCCCTCATTCTTGCCTCGACCCTCGCCGGCTGCGGCGATGAAACGGTCTACGACTGGCAACGTCCCCACGATACCTATCAGGTCGGCTCGTTCAGCAAATACCAGAACGCCGAGGCGCTCAAAAACAAGCTGCAGAAAAACGGCTTCGACTGTCGCATCGAAACCGACATCAAGAACGGGCAGTTTTTTCTCAACGTGCTTGTCGACGTCTACAACAAGACCCCGGACACGTTGACGCAGCTCGAGCGCATCAGCGGCGTCAAGCCGTACCTGCGCGGTCCCAAGACCGGCGAAGCGGCCAAGCCGGTCGCCCCGATCCCCGGCAAGGACATCTGA
- the tyrS gene encoding tyrosine--tRNA ligase, producing the protein MNIFDELSWRGLVHQTSDDAGLREHLDTPGRVLYCGFDPTADSLHIGNLVPLLALARFAKAGHKPLFVLGGATGLIGDPSGKDKERQLKTAETIAASAAKIKAQAMAFFARVGVEGEVTPVNNLDWTRPMSVIEFLRDIGKHFTINYMMAKDSVKSRIGREETGISYTEFSYMILQSMDFEHLSRTLGCTLQIGGGDQFGNITAGLELIRRKTGNTVYGLTFPLITTASGAKFGKSEKGAIFLNPELTSPYAFYQYWINADDRDVCNFLRYFTFLPKEEIDALAVETAERPHLRAAQKRLARETTAMIHGEEELAKVEAVTEALFGGGDLHAVDPKTLKAALEAAPGLNFEALPDVPPLPKLLADIGLCPSNSQARKDIKAGGIYLNNERVPSEDRALVAEDFLGGDLLILRKGKKNYGVVTLG; encoded by the coding sequence TTGAACATCTTCGACGAACTCTCCTGGCGTGGCCTCGTCCACCAGACTTCCGACGACGCCGGACTGCGCGAACACCTCGACACCCCGGGCCGCGTGCTCTACTGCGGCTTCGATCCCACGGCCGACAGCCTGCACATCGGCAACCTCGTGCCGCTTCTGGCCCTGGCCCGCTTCGCCAAGGCCGGACACAAGCCCCTCTTCGTGCTCGGCGGCGCGACCGGGCTCATCGGCGACCCCAGCGGCAAGGACAAGGAACGCCAGCTCAAGACCGCCGAAACCATTGCCGCCTCGGCCGCGAAGATCAAAGCCCAGGCCATGGCCTTTTTCGCCCGCGTGGGCGTCGAAGGCGAGGTCACCCCGGTCAATAACCTCGACTGGACCCGGCCCATGTCCGTTATCGAGTTCCTGCGCGATATCGGCAAGCATTTCACCATCAATTACATGATGGCCAAGGATTCGGTGAAATCGCGCATCGGCCGCGAGGAGACCGGCATCTCCTACACCGAATTCAGCTACATGATCCTCCAGTCCATGGACTTCGAGCACTTAAGCCGCACGCTGGGCTGCACGCTCCAGATCGGCGGCGGCGACCAGTTCGGCAACATCACCGCCGGCCTGGAACTCATCCGTCGCAAGACCGGCAACACCGTCTATGGCCTGACCTTTCCGCTGATTACCACCGCCTCGGGCGCGAAATTCGGCAAGAGCGAAAAAGGCGCGATCTTCCTCAATCCCGAGCTGACCTCGCCCTACGCTTTCTACCAGTACTGGATCAACGCCGACGATCGCGACGTGTGCAATTTCCTGCGTTATTTCACCTTTCTGCCCAAGGAAGAGATCGACGCCCTGGCCGTGGAGACCGCCGAACGGCCGCATCTGCGCGCCGCCCAGAAGCGTCTGGCCCGCGAAACCACCGCCATGATCCATGGCGAGGAGGAACTGGCCAAGGTCGAGGCCGTCACCGAGGCGCTCTTCGGCGGCGGCGATCTGCACGCCGTGGACCCGAAGACCCTCAAGGCCGCCCTGGAAGCCGCGCCGGGACTCAATTTCGAGGCGCTCCCCGACGTGCCGCCGCTGCCCAAGCTCCTGGCCGACATTGGCCTGTGTCCGTCCAATTCCCAGGCGCGCAAGGATATCAAGGCCGGCGGCATCTACCTCAACAACGAACGCGTCCCCTCCGAGGACCGGGCCCTCGTTGCCGAAGACTTTCTCGGCGGCGACCTGCTCATCCTGCGCAAGGGCAAGAAGAACTACGGCGTCGTGACGTTGGGCTAG